The Saccharothrix variisporea genome has a segment encoding these proteins:
- a CDS encoding metallophosphoesterase family protein has product MRVHVVSDVHGNAEALARAGDGADALVVLGDLVDFVDYYDHGKGILGRVFGAEKVEVFARLRRGRMGMETVRYMRSLWESIEDPATVVREAVQEQYAELFAAMTAPTYATPGNVDSPDLWPSFAREGVHVLDGESVEIGGLRFGFAGGAIMSPGYVRRPGAPWYPYLRTDDEFGAALAGLGEVDVLCTHVPPAVPELTYDVVARRPELGSVSLLEMIRKVGPRWSVFGHVHQPLSKRVRVGWTECVNVGHFQRSGTPHVLRW; this is encoded by the coding sequence GTGCGGGTACATGTCGTGTCGGACGTCCACGGCAACGCCGAGGCCCTCGCCCGGGCCGGCGACGGCGCGGACGCGCTGGTGGTCCTGGGTGACCTGGTCGACTTCGTGGACTACTACGACCACGGCAAGGGCATCCTCGGCCGGGTCTTCGGCGCGGAGAAGGTCGAGGTGTTCGCGCGGCTGCGGCGCGGCCGGATGGGCATGGAGACCGTCCGGTACATGCGCTCGCTGTGGGAGAGCATCGAGGACCCGGCGACCGTGGTGCGCGAGGCCGTGCAGGAGCAGTACGCCGAGCTGTTCGCGGCGATGACCGCCCCCACCTACGCCACGCCGGGCAACGTCGACAGCCCCGACCTGTGGCCGTCGTTCGCGCGCGAGGGCGTGCACGTGCTCGACGGCGAGTCGGTGGAGATCGGCGGGCTCCGGTTCGGGTTCGCGGGCGGGGCGATCATGTCGCCGGGGTACGTGCGGCGGCCGGGTGCGCCCTGGTACCCGTACCTGCGGACGGACGACGAGTTCGGGGCGGCGCTGGCGGGGCTGGGCGAGGTGGACGTGCTGTGCACCCACGTGCCGCCGGCGGTGCCGGAGCTGACCTACGACGTGGTGGCGCGGCGGCCGGAGCTGGGGTCGGTGTCGCTACTGGAGATGATCCGGAAGGTCGGCCCGCGGTGGTCTGTCTTCGGGCACGTCCACCAGCCGCTGTCGAAGCGGGTCCGGGTCGGGTGGACCGAGTGCGTGAACGTTGGTCACTTTCAGCGAAGCGGCACGCCCCACGTGTTGCGATGGTGA